In Gadus macrocephalus chromosome 4, ASM3116895v1, the following proteins share a genomic window:
- the ppp1r26 gene encoding protein phosphatase 1 regulatory subunit 26: MYLMNVPPFAATHTEWRTCGPPPDFSLHGLHSSDSELSTGDANIQDKVQMIIKSLRSTQSSIDMGDEIVGNVPQGQEVHLEACKFGIGPLVGAKSSTGSGTESRQTQSVFPVKSESQDSDSDDSVDRGIEEAILEYLKEKDGHKRNEEPSSNILLPSKVHRKTPPVPEICKQHSDSNIVLSANHQFSKITEVETPMAPVQSSVTKNNSLPFKDIPVKKMEKSMSTKSVLSKEPKKVMENNFDKKAKDPVPVKTEKDSLDSSSDDGIEEAIQKYQLEKKDKEIGSKEACNSFPSQDLTDSSSSDDGIEEAIRSYQREQLKEKNVPKPLLLKQRPSIKSPLQSLCSSNTEKINKLKSKKKSKNKNLQSGPPLSSVLLPKSSLFGSSNSNGNGTLLLKEEPFKIHSPTTTKTTPAELMCAEAILDISKAVMPAAFTATVSIDGFNTNETLSGPSTTAGGSSDSSIDSEDGIEQEICMFLEQKAQMQKQPQTTATLSSLPASLNEPDMAKGKPESIQKKVLRLSLTQRRKLKSQDCKKPVTSPKRMNELALKDGEGSSSLVSYQMELSPSSVEFDKTERGGDKSSSLDSDEDLDTAIKDLLKTKKKLKRKTRDMKLKSRKCLKDPEPCDGIPTKKQKLNPVSKRVVLKKAPLKNRDMSEKTKVSRKSPSQQKQTIKRIDDGGAGETDQLKGTGSGNVLSLFTSESAVQGSEDNSSVDSDDSIEQEIRKFLAEKAKVIPTETRNKDEDQPIYGSISKQLTEKATKLESQLAEIPTPENTRLPDVQSKLCEDGLSSMTPLTIGTTCHPSLLSRSPSLLQHTDGVVKREELRPSIGSGHASSNSHLEKARARPATSPSVVQPFSDAMKWRQSLGLPIKNTRPVFAIQPSSHITSSSMNETAAAAAAAATPFHRARINPKPHTPVTLWTSARNSQPVSPIRHYPETPVNPMSSSVPNPFFATKHSLGRSPMMGLSSGKQSQAERESRLAPPSEQDQGAFTRLDPTRRSGQVWVQASPMSEGRAEKLTSRGNEGREEFASAEKAVQSVKMEVEDFVDETDCELEERRETEKTRGVSSM, translated from the coding sequence ATGTACTTGATGAATGTGCCTCCATTTGCAGCAACTCATACAGAATGGAGGACCTGTGGCCCACCCCCAGACTTTAGCCTCCACGGCTTACACAGCTCTGACAGTGAGTTGTCGACCGGAGACGCCAACATCCAGGATAAGGTCCAGATGATCATTAAAAGCTTGAGGAGCACCCAGTCCTCCATTGACATGGGTGACGAGATCGTAGGAAACGTGCCGCAAGGACAGGAAGTGCACCTCGAGGCCTGCAAGTTTGGAATTGGCCCTTTGGTAGGAGCCAAATCATCAACAGGTTCTGGTACTGAATCCCGACAAACGCAATCAGTGTTTCCAGTCAAATCCGAGAGCCAGGATTCGGACAGTGATGACAGTGTGGACCGAGGGATTGAGGAAGCTATATTGGAGTACCTAAAGGAAAAGGACGGACATAAACGCAATGAAGAACCGTCATCCAACATCCTTCTCCCTTCAAAAGTCCATAGGAAAACCCCTCCTGTCCCTGAGATTTGTAAACAACATTCCGACAGCAATATAGTCTTAAGTGCCAACCACCAGTTTTCAAAAATCACTGAAGTTGAAACCCCCATGGCACCAGTTCAGAGTTCAGTGACAAAAAATAATTCCCTTCCCTTCAAAGACATTCCCGTTAAGAAAATGGAAAAAAGTATGTCAACCAAAAGTGTGCTATCCAAAGAACCCAAAAAAGTAATGGAAAACAACTTCGATAAAAAAGCAAAAGACCCGGTCCCAGTCAaaacagagaaggattcactgGACTCAAGTAGTGATGATGGGATTGAGGAGGCCATCCAAAAGTACCAGTTGGAGAAAAAAGACAAGGAGATTGGAAGCAAGGAAGCCTGCAACTCCTTTCCATCACAAGACCTTACTGACTCCAGTAGCAGTGATGATGGGATTGAAGAGGCCATTCGCAGCTACCAACGCGAGCAATTAAAAGAAAAGAATGTGCCCAAACCACTTTTGCTCAAGCAAAGGCCTAGTATAAAGTCACCATTGCAGTCTCTCTGTAGTTcaaacacagaaaaaataaacaaacttaaatccaaaaagaaaagtaaaaataaGAATCTGCAATCTGGCCCCCCTCTGTCATCTGTTCTCCTACCCAAAAGCTCACTATTTGGCAGCTCGAACAGTAATGGGAATGGGACACTTCTGTTAAAAGAAGAACCCTTTAAGATTCACTCCCCAACCACTACAAAGACCACACCCGCAGAGCTCATGTGTGCTGAGGCAATTTTAGATATTTCAAAGGCTGTAATGCCTGCAGCGTTCACTGCTACTGTCAGCATTGACGGCTTCAATACAAATGAAACATTATCGGGCCCTTCTACAACCGCGGGTGGAAGTAGTGACAGTTCCATAGACAGTGAAGACGGAATTGAACAAGAAATCTGTATGTTCCTTGAGCAGAAGGCCCAAATGCAGAAACAGCCTCAGACTACTGCCACGCTCTCCTCACTGCCAGCCAGCCTGAATGAGCCGGATATGGCGAAGGGAAAACCAGAATCAATCCAGAAAAAGGTTTTGAGACTGTCACTTACTCAGAGAAGAAAACTGAAATCGCAAGACTGCAAGAAGCCAGTAACAAGCCCCAAAAGGATGAATGAGCTTGCTTTGAAAGACGGGGAAGGATCAAGCTCCCTCGTGTCTTACCAGATGGAGCTGTCGCCATCTTCTGTTGAATTCGACAAGactgagaggggaggagacaaaAGCAGCTCTCTAGATAGTGACGAGGACCTGGACACGGCGATTAAAGACTTGCtcaagactaagaagaagttGAAAAGAAAGACGAGAGACATGAAGCTGAAATCAAGGAAGTGCCTCAAGGATCCTGAGCCTTGTGACGGCATTCCAACAAAAAAGCAAAAACTCAACCCTGTTTCTAAGAGGGTGGTTTTGAAGAAAGCTCCCCTCAAAAACAGGGATATGAGCGAGAAGACTAAAGTGAGTAGGAAGAGCCCATCACAACAGAAGCAAACTATCAAAAGAATAGATGATGGCGGAGCAGGAGAAACAGACCAATTAAaagggacaggaagtggaaatGTTTTGTCGCTGTTTACTAGTGAGAGTGCTGTTCAAGGAAGTGAAGACAACAGCTCAGTAGACAGCGATGACAGCATTGAACAGGAGATCCGGAAATTCCTGGCTGAAAAGGCAAAGGTCATCCCCACAGAGACTAGAAACAAGGACGAGGATCAGCCGATCTATGGCAGCATCAGTAAGCAGTTAACAGAAAAAGCGACTAAATTGGAAAGTCAGCTGGCTGAAATTCCAACACCAGAGAACACTCGCCTACCTGACGTTCAAAGCAAGTTGTGTGAGGACGGACTGTCTTCGATGACTCCTTTGACGATTGGAACTACATGTCACCCGTCTCTCCTGTCCCGTAGTCCTTCTCTTTTGCAGCACACAGATGGAGTGGTGAAGCGAGAGGAGCTGAGGCCTTCCATTGGGAGTGGTCATGCCAGTTCTAATTCTCATTTGGAAAAGGCAAGAGCTCGGCCGGCTACTAGTCCCAGCGTCGTTCAGCCTTTCTCTGACGCTATGAAGTGGCGTCAAAGCCTGGGACTCCCCATCAAGAACACCAGGCCTGTGTTTGCCATTCAGCCTTCTTCCCATATCACTTCCTCCAGTATGAACGAgacggcggcagcagcagcagcagcagcaacacctTTTCACAGGGCAAGGATAAAccccaaaccacacacacctgtcactCTATGGACATCCGCAAGAAACAGCCAACCGGTCTCGCCTATTCGCCACTACCCAGAGACACCTGTAAACCCAATGTCTAGTTCTGTGCCTAACCCTTTCTTTGCCACAAAACATAGCCTGGGGAGGTCTCCTATGATGGGACTCTCATCCGGGAAGCAGAgtcaggcagagagggagagtcgcTTGGCCCCTCCTAGCGAACAGGACCAGGGTGCGTTCACCAGGCTAGACCCCACACGTAGAAGCGGCCAGGTCTGGGTCCAGGCCAGTCCCATGAGCGAAGGGAGAGCAGAAAAGCTGACCAGCAGGGGCaatgaaggaagggaggagttTGCGTCCGCTGAGAAGGCAGTGCAGTCAGTAAAGATGGAGGTTGAAGATTTTGTAGACGAGACAGATTGTGAGCTAGAGGAGAGGCGTGAAACAGAGAAGACCCGGGGAGTTTCTTCGATGTAA
- the mrps2 gene encoding 28S ribosomal protein S2, mitochondrial: MVARVLTKGIWALCNPRFVPVGCSSHGHLSVAAAQIKSPQIQADINATDKILSQPLETEDFFRLSELFSLKDLFDARVHLGHKKGCRHRLMQPYLFGCRLDQDIIDLDQTVEHLQLALNFTAHVAYRGGIILFVSRRRQFSHLVESTARDCGEYAHTRYWQGGLLTNAPIQYGPGVRLPDLVVFLSTLNNVFQQHVGVRDAAKMNIPTVGMVDTNCNPSLLTYPVPGNDDTPLAMELYCRLFKITVNRAKDKRRQMELLHGLMTPPPPPTQSS; this comes from the exons ATGGTCGCCCGAGTTTTAACGAAAG GTATTTGGGCTTTATGTAATCCTCGATTTGTACCAGTCGGGTGCTCCAGCCATGGGCATCTCTCTGTCGCTGCAGCACAAATCAAGTCGCCTCAGATCCAAGCGGACATTAACGCGACAG ACAAAATCCTGAGCCAGCCACTGGAGACTGAAGACTTCTTCCGCCTGTCAGAGCTTTTCTCTTTGAAAGACTTGTTCGATGCAAGAGTTCACCTTGGTCACAAAAAAGGATGCAGACACAG GCTGATGCAGCCGTACCTGTTCGGCTGCCGTCTGGACCAGGACATCATCGACCTGGACCAGACCGTGGAGCACCTTCAACTGGCGCTCAACTTCACGGCCCACGTAGCGTACCGCGGCGGCATCATCCTCTTCgtcagccgccgccgccagttCAGCCACCTGGTGGAAAGCACGGCCAGGGATTGTGGCGAGTACGCCCACACCCGCTACTGGCAGGGCGGCCTGCTCACCAACGCGCCCATCCAGTACGGGCCCGGCGTGAGGCTCCCTGACCTGGTGGTTTTCCTGTCCACGCTCAACAACGTGTTCCAGCAGCATGTCGGCGTGCGCGACGCTGCCAAGATGAACATCCCCACGGTGGGCATGGTGGACACCAACTGCAACCCCAGCCTGCTGACCTACCCGGTGCCCGGCAACGACGACACGCCCCTTGCCATGGAGCTGTACTGCCGCCTGTTCAAGATAACGGTGAACCGGGCTAAGGACAAGCGGCGGCAGATGGAGCTGCTGCACGGGTTGatgacgccgccgccgccccccacaCAGAGCTCGTGA
- the dipk1b gene encoding divergent protein kinase domain 1B has product MPRALRRLVHFMVFCPLSKGFQSRLPAIKVKYLLLAWLCILGASWVVYMQYASYTELCRGHVCHVVICDHYRRGIISGSACKALCDQRTLTLQRCLSTSPAYQVYDGQWKDRPVVIKCGLQESLKAEGAPDPGLRPETSLFDKPTRGTSMDEFREMLHSFFKSNLGDQPSLNALVERVITLADVTRDGKVSLAEAKSVWALLQINEFLLMLALQEKEHTPKLLGFCGDLYVTERVAHSALYRLDVPSYLRPLVPEVVSSGLNRWLAPAWPRRARITIGLLEFVEEIFHGAYGSFLMCDASPRQVGYNGRYDCRMADLRSVASEATVRGYLRGRRCETNVDCTYGRDCTATCDRLAKQCNLEVVRPNLAKVCTLLQDFLLSGAPAELRPDLEKQLRTCVTLSGLASQMEVHHSLVLNNLKTLLWKKISNTQYS; this is encoded by the exons ATGCCCAGGGCTCTACGGAGGCTGGTTCACTTTATGGTGTTCTGCCCTCTGTCGAAGGGCTTTCAG AGTCGCCTCCCAGCCATAAAGGTGAAGTACCTGCTGTTGGCATGGCTATGCATCCTGGGGGCCAGCTGGGTGGTCTACATGCAGTACGCCTCCTACACTGAGCTCTGCCGTGGACACGTCTGTCATGTGGTCATC TGTGATCACTACAGGAGAGGAATCATCTCTGGGTCAGCCTGCAAGGCCCTGTGTGACCAGAGGACTCTGACCCTGCAGAGGTGCCTGTCCACATCCCCTGcttaccag GTGTACGATGGCCAGTGGAAGGACCGGCCCGTGGTGATCAAGTGTGGGCTGCAGGAGAGCCTGAAGGCGGAGGGGGCTCCGGACCCAGGACTCAGACCGGAGACCAGCCTGTTTGACAAGCCCACCCGCGGGACGTCCATGGACGAGTTCAGGGAGATGCTCCATAGCTTCTTCAAG TCCAACCTGGGTGACCAGCCGTCCCTCAACGCTCTGGTGGAGCGGGTCATCACACTGGCCGACGTCACCCGGGACGGCAAGGTGTCACTGGCCGAGGCCAAGTCGGTGTGGGCCCTACTGCAGATCAACGAGTTTCTCCTGATGCTAGCGCTGCAAGAGAAGGAGCACACCCCCAAGCTGCTGGGCTTCTGCGGGGACCTCTACGTGACGGAGCGCGTGGCCCACAGCGCCCTCTACCGGCTGGACGTCCCCAGCTACCTGCGGCCCCTTGTCCCCGAGGTGGTGAGCTCCGGCCTCAACCGTTGGCTGGCCCCGGCCTGGCCCCGCCGCGCCCGCATCACCATCGGCCTGCTGGAGTTCGTGGAGGAGATATTCCACGGCGCCTACGGCAGCTTCCTGATGTGCGACGCCAGCCCACGGCAGGTGGGTTACAACGGCCGGTACGACTGCCGCATGGCCGACCTGCGCAGCGTGGCGTCCGAGGCCACGGTGCGGGGGTACCTGCGCGGGCGGCGCTGCGAGACCAACGTCGACTGCACGTACGGCCGCGACTGCACCGCCACATGCGACCGGCTGGCCAAGCAGTGCAACCTGGAGGTGGTGCGGCCCAACCTGGCCAAGGTGTGCACACTGCTGCAGGACTTCCTGCTGTCCGGGGCACCAGCAGAGCTGCGGCCGGACCTGGAGAAGCAGCTGCGCACCTGCGTGACGCTCAGCGGCCTGGCCAGTCAGATGGAGGTCCACCACTCGCTGGTGCTCAACAACCTGAAGACCCTGCTGTGGAAGAAGATCTCCAACACGCAGTACTCGTAA